Genomic segment of Arachis stenosperma cultivar V10309 chromosome 4, arast.V10309.gnm1.PFL2, whole genome shotgun sequence:
ATTTACAAAAATGCACTTTTAGCTTTTTTTAATGCTTGTCTTTGTTGCCAACGTTTACAACCTCAATAAACCTTCCCagaaaaaaacagaagaaagaagaagaaaaggaaaaaaacacacacacaaatGGCAATAGTCACTGGCTCACTGCATGAAATTAGCTTTGTACAAGTAAAAAAGAATCTTGTTACAGAATCAAACACTGCTGAGGTGTATTAAATTAGACTGATATTTTTTCAATTTCCTTGATGATAAACTCCTTTTCCTCTTCAAATTGCTCATCTTCTGCACCTGAAAATCACATAACAAGTCAAGAACTAAGATCAGTGACTCCAgaggaaatatttttttttacaaaatgatTCTGCAATATGAAATGCAATTCATAGAAATATTTATAATTGGTAACCTTTTCCCGGAGACAGATTCTGAAGCAGATCTACCAGCTTCTCCCGGTTCTTCGCCAAGATAAGTTTTACGTCTTGAGGCTTATTGGGATTAGCAACGAAAACCTGGATAAAAATGTGACAACATGTAAAACAAGTAATGTTTATCATATATGCAGCAAATTGAGAGGATTATTTGGCAAAAGAAAACTCAAAAAGCCTTTGAATCGAGATTAAGATTAAGGCTTTTAATTCCATACCAAATGTCATATGAGATTAAATCACCGAGATTTCGCTCTTAATTGATCTCGGAAAAACCTAATTTGACAGTTGAATTCTATAGCAGGAAAACCTATCAAGCATTTCACAGTTCACCTATCAACATGTCTGATAATGATCATATGCTCTTCGCTTTCTGAGGTGTGAGTGCCTAAAAAACACCTTATTGGCCTCGCTATGACTATAATAAACATGTAAAGGTTGTCTACTAAGAAGAAAACAAATGGTCCCAAAGTACAAACTCGAGTCTTGTTTAAAGATGCATAGTACAAAAAGTTGTTATATGAATTAAATACATTGCAAATTGTTAAAAGAAAGTAGACTTGCTTTCATAAAAGTCTCTTTTGTCAGCTAGATTTAATGCATTAAACAATTTAGTGTAAATTGGCAATAACAGAATTTCAATCTCATTTTTTAAGTTCTCTAAGGATAATGTGGTTTTGAATTCTTTTAATATGCTCTGATAAGGATGAGCTTACTATCTAAACTTAAAAGGACAAGAGGAAAGGTCACCTTGAATATGTGGAAAGCTGATAATTGAATGTTTTTACTTGAATCCTGCtcaaccaaaataaaataaacaaatacatAGATTTAACAACAGATAGAAAGAAATGGTAAATCAAAAGAATATGTATTTATTCAAGTTTATGTATAATATAGCTTTAGATGTTCATCACcgcatttaaattttttcttttttaatcaaTGCATTAGGAATTTGATTGATGATAGTATTCAAAGCTTGACATGTCAAAGCTAGTGGACAACAAGGAAGTGAGGTCGGCGACATGGATCAAACTATTGGTCTCTATGAGAAACCAAAATTTCCACCAATACCTTTTAGTTGATCTTCGTGACAAATGAATTAAACATAACGCATACAAAAACTAATTGAAACTTGCTAAAACTAATTGCCTGCTCATCATAAATAATGTAGAAAAAGGTGGTTCTCAATATATGAAGATTATAACCAGCAGGCAAGCCAGCGAACTAGGATATATTGCAATTCACCAAAACAATTAAGGATACACGCTGTTGCAAAATAGGTTTAGCCGTGCTTATTGCATATAACAAGATTAGTATACCAAGTGAACAAATTTGTTATGGCATAACATGAACATGTTCACTAGTCATAGGGGAAAAGAGAATATCACACTATGCCACAGGATTAAGAGGAGCTATACCGTCAACAAAGTCATCATGACTTTCAGGTAACGAACTTCTAATATGTATCTCCTCATTATTTGAGAATTGGGAGCTTCCAAGAGAAAATCCGAAAGAAGCTAAAATCCGcataaaataataatcaaaaaccaaatcaaaataatatcaGAAACCAAAGGTAAGATAACTATAATTGTTGAATAAACAAACCTTTAAAGACTGCCTCCTCGTGACATAATTAGGTGATGTTAAGAGTTTCTCGTATAGATCAAAGAACTGGGAAGAAGAAGTCTTATTAGAAACACAGAAGTGAATATGGGAGACGAAACCACCCCAATCACCGAGTTAAAATATTTGAGAAGATGAGGATATGTGCATTTAACAATCCCCTTACGAATAACTAATCCAATGATTAAGCTATTTTAAGAGATAAGATTTGATCTCCTAGGTGTAAATATTAAACCAACATGCATAAGATGTTCTCAAGGTAACTTGTGCTGATTTGATATGTTTGAATCAAATAAATATCTCTAACAGGAAGCAAACCTCATCATAGTGAGCTGTCAAAAATTGATATACTACATTTGCATGCTTAGTGAGAAGATCCTGCAAAGAGTATTCATAGAGATGCTGTATATAAAGAAGTGGCATCCAGAACTCTACAATCGGCAAGACAAGTGATGGGAATTAAAggtagagagagagaaaaatattaAGATATGACCTTAAAGGTAGAAAATGCATCAGATGCAACATCGAAGGTAGGCAACTCtacaaatttaaagaacaacACAAAGGTTGCAGATTCCAATATGTACCTGGAAAACAAACCATAAAAGAGTTAGAACAGCGTAACTCTCTTGCTTCTTGGCTTTTTGGATGCGCTGCATCACAAGAACCAGTCTCAAAGTGTAAATTGATAGGGAAAATctttattgattttatatatgAAATATTAAAACccgtaaaaatataattttatcatCCTCAAGTTTGACCTGGAGAAGTTTCTTCTAATGTTATAATCTACTTAAGACTGCAATCTAAGCAGTCAACTATAAATGATGGATAGATTTGAATAAATCACAAAACAGAAAGGCATATGACGTTGGCACCAGAAGCAACAATGGCAAGCAATATATGTCAACACATATGCACCATATTGTTATCATATCATAGGAGGGGCACACAGAGAGATTGGTGTTTTGAGGGGAGGAgatgggggggggggggggggggggggttacTTTGCAAGTGTTTGAAACTTGATGCACTCCCTCAACATTGTGCCACATGTCAAGGCAATTTCTTTATTATCATAACTGCATGGAAACAGATATACAGTTCTTAACTTATCATATTTATGATCATTGATCAGATATATACAGATAAATGTATAATTAAGTACTAGGCATTGAAGGTGTAAATTAGGAGTGTGATATAAGTTACAATTTAAAGGTTAAAATTTCCAAATTTAATCCCTCGCCAACTTTTTTCAAGAGAAGGGGCGGGGGAACCCCAAATCTCATGTTTTTACATTTTCATAGAAGCATCAGTTTCAGTTTTCCAACTTGAACACAACTAGGAAAGATATAGATCCTCCATTGAAAGAGGAGGGTAGGCAGTGAGGAAACAACAACTCAAAGTTTGAGAGATGAAAGTTGATGCGATGAAAAGCTTACCATACAACAAGAAAGTCTAGCAATTCGAGGTGTTGTTCAACGTATTCTACGCAGCAATGCTTGTCATCAATCTTATGTTTCAATAATATTGTCCAACAATGAACTAAATCCTTTCTTGCCTGTATTAGAAATCACACCAACAATGAGCAACCAGTTAAGCCAACTGCACATGGTAGTGCTTGGTATCGATCAGAATCTTACTTCCCATCCAAGTGTAGGAAGCTTGTGAATTATAAGAGTCAGAACATCCTCCTTGCAGAGTTCCTCCACTAGCTGTGAAACCTGTTCCAGATTTGGTTCTGACTCTCCATCTCCAGAAAGCATGGTTCTCATCGTTGCAAAATTCTTTTCAACTTCCTCTAAAGCCTACGACGAAGCATATAAAGCATCAGTAACCACTATCAAAGTAACTGCAAGTAAAATAAAGGTTTAATATCTCAGGAGTatattctttctttgttttacTTCTAGCCAAGATAAAATGGCAGCAATTAGAAACATGCCTGAGATTAAGAAAACAGTGACACAGCAACTTCTAACACGAGAAATGCATGTTTAAATCCCATACTACCATACAAAGTAATGCTTTGGCTGTTCATAATTTTCAGATTACTACTATGGTTTCTTTAACATTCATGGAACATAGATGTTGCAAGCTTAATTCTTATTGATTCTTTTACACTCTAAACAGGTTTCAGACATTTCACAGTGAGAGATTTTAGCAGACACCATACTCAATTTGGATGCAGAGAGAATTCCATACCGACAACCAACAAACACAATCTTTATAAGTTATTAAAATCAAAGTACCCTTCAGAAAGCGGATTACTTAGAAGTATGAATATCTTCTATTAAGCATAATTCTGTCATGGATAATCGTTAATCTCGACAAgttacatataaaaataattacattctgggtaaaaacaataattttataacacAGTACAGTAAATAATGCATGCCTAAACTCTAAAATCtatctaatgcaacaaaataaAGGACCCATTTTGAGAAATTCAAGACACGCCCACGATTCAAGACTGAAACTTTAACCAAGAAAACCAAGACCCAGATAAAGCATTCGGAATTTGGGAtcaaaaggaagaagaagaagaagaagctaacCTTCTCAAGGGCTTTAACTTCAGCAACGGTTTTGGTATCAAGGGCCATGAGGCTCTCCTTGATGGCCTTCGCCACCTCCTGCGGCGTTTTCGGCCGAGAGGCTTTGAAGAAGAAAGACATCACGACGAACGCTTTCTCaatctttccctttttctctgTTCAACTTGGGGAAATGGAAAAAACAATAATGGTGCTGCTGATGCAGCGttgctttcttcttcttcttcttttgaatttttctctcttttattttcttttttctgatTCAATTATTCAACATGATTATTCATTATTCGTTTTTGATTATGGATCATCCATGATGATGAGCCATTTCACATTTCCCCCCGATCTTCATAGAGGAAGAAGCATCGCAGTGGAAAGTTGGAAACTTTTTTTTCCGATTTATTTATTCGTATTCTTATTTTCaaccaaaataataaataatattaatttattcaGGTAGGAATTaggaaaattttatttttacccttgaaAACTCAGGTAGAGTGAACTTTATACgaagttgataattaaaaattgttaaattatttgactgatataattaaattttattttttacttttatttttaaaaaaatataagatatcAATATATTATCTGTtaatttattgttaataataattaattattatattttaaatatatatataaagagacacatttaaaaaatatatataaaaatatttttattagatataaatatataataataaaaaaatatttttattagacatatttataaaaatatttctattaaATACAATCATAAACAAGAGAATAGGCCAAAATTGATATATTGATAACCTAGTaagattgttttattttttttttatcttcgcTCCAATTTTTGTTTTGGCGCTCCAACACATTGTTAAAGACTTAAAGGTGAAGGGattagaaagaaaaatgaaatcaAATTGAATGTTCTAGAAGTGTTGGAAAAATGTCCACACATATATGATAGTTTTAGAAAATGGCCATGTGACCATCAATTACAATCTATTTTCTCagataattttatatattttggtcagaattttagattagacaatataatttttaaagaagAAAACGGAATTTGTAGATGTAGTTATTATTAACTTATTacaaattaataaagtttatcaAAGGAGTTTATTTTAGAcgtattaataataaaaaattttatataattatttaattaaattggtgtatttatattattttttaagtaataaatttaaaaagtaattatttttattgttgtgATATTTTACATGTTTAAATAATTGTGTAAAATTTTATAAACAATATTAAGTACTAATACTTTTAGTATAAAAATGTCaaaattagttaaaatataagataagataacaaaaaTGTTAAGcatttagaatttctcaaatttTATTACTAGTACACAAActattttattgaaattaaaatatttaccCTAATTTGGTATATATAAACAAAGTAAAACTTGAAATTAAAATGTGGAATTGATCGAGGTGAATGGTCCTATACAAATAATTGAGAGGTGGCGCCGGCCTACTTTTGTAGCTCATGGAATTATGATAACACCCACACTTTGCACGTTACTTGTTTTAATGGGATTTTATATCTATTGAAGTATATGTTTGGAAAGTATAAGAGATGGGAGAAAATTATATAGGgtttttcagaaaaaaaaaaagaattgataCTAAAAATTCGTTAATTACTAAAAGGAGGTAAATACTAAATCAGTGTTCGAAAGATTCTGACGCTAATAAAATAGTATCTGAGTTTTGTTATCGATAAAATGGtccttgaaaaattttaaaaattgacaaGCGTACGCACGAGTTCGTGGGTTTGACAAGCACAATGTTAATATGGCCACTACGTTTTGATGATATGGCAAAAACCTTCTCCCACCTTAATCCTTCAACCTTCTCAATCTTAGTGTCACTGACATCGTACTATGACCATCTCGTCGTCGGGTCTTCTGCGTCTGCCAACGTCGTCTGTCTCCTTTGTCAACATTGCGTCGTTTGTGCGCCTTCACTGTTGTCGCATTCACTGCTTGTATCTGCTTGTTGCTCGCCCTCAGTCGCTGCTCTACTTTCTCTGTCTGTGTTTTATTTTGACTCTGTCATGTCGTGCCTCCTTTGTCTCTGGTGTTCTTCTTCTGACCTTGTTTAAATCTGCTTCTTGCTTTTGTTGCGTCTATATTaagctttattttattttattttattttgattattgtatatgaattatttgttttctctgagttttattattattaatctttTTGAATGGTAAATTAACCTAAAAATTTGGGACAATTCATGATTTGTAACAATTTTGTTGATGTTGAGGTTGTTGCTGTGAATAGTAGTGttaagagagggagagaagagTGTGCATTTGGGAAGAAAAAGTGGTGAAAattgttgttgctgttgatATTGAGGTTGCTGTTGCAAGTGGTGGGGTTGAGGGAGGAACGGTAGTGTGCATTGGGGAGGAAGAGTAGTGAaggttattgttgttgttgatgttAAGGTTGTTGTTACTGCGAATGATGGCATTGAGGGAGGAAGGGAGAGTGTACGTTAGGGAGGGGGTTGTGATAGGGCGGAGGCTGCAATGGGGGGAGAAGTGTGCGTTGGGGATGGGACTACGACGGGGAGGAAAAGGGAAGGGGAAGAAGTGTGCGTTGGGAGGGGGTTTTGGTGGTGGTTTGTCAAGTCACCAAAATACGGTGGTCACGTCAGTATTGTGCTTGTTGGAGATTTGTTCCGGCAAATTCGGAGATACATttgtcaaatttaaaatttttttgagatTATTTTATCAATAACAAAAGTCAGATATCATTTTATCAATgttaaaattattcaaatacCGATTTGATATTTACTTCTTACTAAAAGATACCAATCCACAAACCTTTCTTtgggaagagaagaaaaaaaatagtttatacAATTGCATTTCACGCATGTTATTCGTGAAATGGAACCAAGCTTATTATTTCTTTAATGATACACACAAAATATATGATCAAACATAGCTTTCAAAACTATCCTCCATGCACCTGTAACATTTATCTCCCTTACCATTTTATAGGTTCTTAATATGAAATGAGTGAATATCGATTTTGTGGGTGGTTCAAACGAAATGATATAGACAATTATTCTGATATTTTTTCACAAATGCATATTTtggtaattaataattttttagtatttattaaaaaagcATT
This window contains:
- the LOC130973005 gene encoding uncharacterized protein LOC130973005, with translation MSFFFKASRPKTPQEVAKAIKESLMALDTKTVAEVKALEKALEEVEKNFATMRTMLSGDGESEPNLEQVSQLVEELCKEDVLTLIIHKLPTLGWEARKDLVHCWTILLKHKIDDKHCCVEYVEQHLELLDFLVVCYDNKEIALTCGTMLRECIKFQTLAKYILESATFVLFFKFVELPTFDVASDAFSTFKDLLTKHANVVYQFLTAHYDEFFDLYEKLLTSPNYVTRRQSLKLLSDFLLEAPNSQIMRRYILEVRYLKVMMTLLTDSSKNIQLSAFHIFKVFVANPNKPQDVKLILAKNREKLVDLLQNLSPGKGAEDEQFEEEKEFIIKEIEKISV